The proteins below come from a single Armatimonadota bacterium genomic window:
- a CDS encoding radical SAM protein has product MDLTVDARPAAPAQRCALCGTHSPLIASWLGVCGPCVRRHPERAEPLVRAAHRRIRRMFGQPESPPRTPGGVRCTLCAHQCVIGPSEVGYCGLRVARDGRLVHLAGTPSRGLLHWYRDPLPTNCVAMEVCAGRGRRRGHNLAVFYGSCTLNCGYCQNWHYRDFLPTSAEIAAERVAPSPAASPLARRGISAADLAAVATADTFCVCYFGGDPASQMPHALASAALLASRGVVVCWETAGTAHPHLLDRAVELSLHTGGTVKFDLKAYSEGLHLALTGSSNRQTLATFARAAARFAERPDPPLVVASTLLVPGYVDADEVHQIARFIAGFNRDIPLVLLGFAPNFFMPDLPPTSVRHADDAVAAARAAGLTTVRVGNRHLLSRDY; this is encoded by the coding sequence GTGGACCTGACCGTGGATGCGCGCCCCGCGGCGCCCGCCCAGCGCTGCGCCCTGTGCGGGACCCACTCTCCCCTGATCGCCTCGTGGCTGGGGGTCTGCGGTCCCTGCGTCCGCCGCCATCCGGAGCGGGCGGAGCCCCTGGTCCGCGCGGCCCACCGCCGCATCCGCCGGATGTTCGGCCAGCCCGAGTCCCCGCCCCGCACGCCGGGCGGAGTGCGGTGCACCCTCTGCGCCCACCAGTGCGTGATCGGCCCGTCCGAGGTCGGCTACTGCGGCCTGCGGGTCGCCCGGGACGGACGGCTGGTGCACCTGGCCGGGACGCCGTCCCGGGGCCTGCTCCACTGGTACCGGGATCCGCTGCCCACCAACTGCGTGGCCATGGAGGTGTGCGCCGGGCGGGGCAGGCGGCGGGGCCACAACCTGGCCGTGTTTTACGGCAGCTGCACGCTGAACTGCGGGTACTGCCAGAACTGGCACTACCGGGACTTCCTGCCCACATCCGCCGAGATCGCGGCGGAGCGGGTGGCGCCATCGCCGGCAGCGTCGCCCCTGGCGCGGCGGGGCATCAGCGCCGCCGACCTGGCGGCGGTCGCCACGGCCGACACCTTCTGCGTGTGCTACTTCGGAGGCGACCCCGCCTCCCAGATGCCCCACGCCCTGGCCTCGGCCGCGCTGCTGGCCTCCCGGGGCGTGGTCGTCTGCTGGGAAACGGCCGGCACGGCGCACCCCCACCTGCTGGACCGGGCCGTGGAGCTGTCCCTGCACACCGGCGGCACCGTCAAGTTCGACCTCAAGGCGTACTCGGAGGGCCTCCACCTCGCCCTCACCGGCAGCTCCAACCGGCAGACCCTGGCCACCTTCGCCCGCGCCGCCGCCCGGTTCGCCGAGCGGCCGGACCCGCCCCTGGTGGTGGCCAGCACGCTCCTGGTGCCGGGATATGTGGACGCCGACGAAGTCCATCAGATCGCCCGGTTCATCGCGGGGTTCAACCGCGACATCCCCCTGGTCCTGCTGGGGTTCGCGCCGAACTTCTTCATGCCGGACCTGCCCCCCACATCGGTCCGCCACGCCGACGACGCCGTCGCCGCGGCCCGGGCCGCCGGCCTGACCACCGTGCGGGTCGGCAACCGCCACCTGCTGTCCCGGGACTACTGA